In Desulfomicrobium apsheronum, the sequence CACGCGAATTCTCCCCGAGATGAAGGAGTTCATGGGCGCCGGAGGTAAAGGGGGCTGTCTTGTCCACATCCGTGGCCGTGATCATGGGCACGCCCTGAAAAACTTCCTTGATGGAACGAACGATTCTTCTGGCGGGAATGCCGCGATTGGCGACAAGAATCTTTTTGCCCCGGATCTCCCGGGCCACTTCTTCAAAACTGCGGGGAGTCTGCGAACACATATATTTCTCCGTATGCGTTATATTTGACTTTCCGACCAGCCCTCGGGACGCAGCGAACCGGAATGCAAGATCCGCCTTTCACCGTCGGCCAGAAGGATGATGCCGCCGTCCGGGCTTACCCCCGCATACGTTCCGCAAACCGATGATCGATTGTCCGAAACGCGCACCAAGGCCCCAAGATAGGCTAGAACAGGCTCGATTAACTGGGAAAACTCCAGAGGGGTCGAATCAGAAAGTTCAGTACTGTAACGGAGCCGACCAAAATTCACAAGCCGTAACCACAGGCCAAAAATGGACACTCCGCGCAAAAGCCCGCCCAGACTCGCCGCCACGCAGGCATGATCCCGGCGCAGGTCGGCGTCCTCTGGGCATGACGCGATGTTGAGCCCTATCCCGGCCAGCAGCACATCGCCCCGCTCCTCGATCAGGATTCCGCCGATCTTGCGGTCATGCAACAGAATATCATTCGGCCATTTGAGCGTTACCGGCACCCCAAGCTCGCCCAGTCCCCGGCACATGACCCAGCCGACCAGCACGGAGAGCATGTTTTGCCAGGTGCTTGGGGGCATGGGTAGCCGCCAGGCCGCGAACAGGTTTCCGGGCTGGGAAATCCAGTTCCTACGCATCTGCCCGCGGCCGGCCCACTGCCGGGTGGCCAGGACCGAATCCCAGGGGTCAAGGCAGCCCTGCCCGGCCAGGTGTCCGGCCACGTCAAGGGCCGAGGAGCAAGGCCCGCAAAGATAAACGCGCTCGTCCGACCGGTCGGCGCAAGGCTCTCCCGGACCAAGAATGGCGGGCGCGTCAGCGTGATCGGCGGAAAATGCGTCCGTGACGCCCTCGATATCAGGAGTCCAGAGGATGGGCATGAGCTTGTACCGGCAAAACGTGGATCAGGATTTGCTCTTTTGCTTCTTTTGCATGAGCAGGCGCTTGAGATCGGATTTGTCCCCCGCGCGATAAACCTGCGCGGGCTGGGACCGCACCGGAGCGGGGCGAGGCGCCATGGGGCGCGGAGCCTCTTCGCTGGAGGGAGCCTGCTCGACAGTGACGGCGATGGGCGCGGGTTCCGGCTCGACCGGCCGCGCGGGAGGCGCGGGGGCGGACGGAACGGACGCTGGAGCCGGACGTGGCGGAACAGCGGATGGCGCGGCAGTGGCGGGCACGGCGCGCGGAGCCGGACGCGGCGGAGACACCGAAGCGGCCACGGGCGTGGGACGCGGAACCGGGAGGGACGGCCGGGCGACGGAGGCCGCCGCTGTCCCTGCAAATCCCGGGGCAGGTGCCTGGGCGTAGCTGAAGCCCGTGGGCGTCAGCGGCGAAGAACCGGCGACAGGCTGATAAAAGATGGAGCGCATGTAGCGCTTCGGCTCGAACATGCCCGTCACTCCGGTCAGGGACTCGGTGGACCCGATCACCAGGGAACCGTCGGGTTCCAGCACGGAGGCGATTTTCTCGAAAACCATCTTCTTGTCGGCAGGTGTGAAATATATCGCAACGTTGCGACAAAACACTATGTCGAACTTGCCAAACCCCGCAAACGGCTTCATCAGATTGAATTTCTTGAAGACAGCCATGGCCCGGATCTCGTCCTTGATCTTCCACCCATCGCCCATAAGCGTGAAGTATTTGTTCAACGTCTGCTGCGACAGGCCTCGCTCTATCTCGAACTTGTTGTATTTTCCGTAGCTCGCCTTGGTCACGGCGTCATCGGAGATGTCGGTGCCGAGGATGGAAATCTGGAAATTGCTCAGGTTGCCGAGGGCCTCACGCAGGGCGATGGCGATGCTGTAGACTTCCTGCCCGGTGGAGCAGGCGGCGCTCCAGATGCGGATGGGAATGTTGCGTCCAGAGGCCGATTTCGAACGGGCGTCGATGAGGTCCGGTAGGATCTTGTGCTTCAATACTTCAAAGGGGGATGCGTCGCGAAAAAAAAGGGTCTCGTTGGTGGTGATGGCGTTGACGATCTCTTTTTCCATGTTGCCGCCACGATCGGCCTTGGCCTTGGCGTGCAGGTCCAGATACGAGGTGCAGCCGTACTGCTGCATCATGGATTTGAGCCGAGTCTCGATCAGGTAGGTCTTGGTCGAGTCCAGGGCCACTCCGCAAATGGAGTAGATGTATTTGGAGAGGACGCTGAATTCGTCCGCGGTGATGGTCGTCATAGTGCCGCCACTGTTGGAATTGGCATTGCTAACGCACCGTGCGGATGATCTCGGAGGCGATCATCTGCAAAGGTGAGACAACATCCACGACACCTGCCTCGACCGCGATCTTGGGCATGCCGTAAACCACGCACGACTCCTCGTCCTGGCCTATGGTCACGGCCCCGAAGCTCTTGAGCACCTTCAGGCCCAGGGTCCCGTCGCCGCCCATGCCGGTCATGATCACGCCGGTGGACAAGGCGCCGTATTCACGCGCAACGGAGCGAAACATGTAGTCCGCGGCCGGTTTGCAGTTGTTTTCGGGCGGATCGTCGGTGACCTGGATGATCTTTGCCCCGCCCGTGCCCGAAGCCACGCGCATGTGCTTGCCCCCGGGGGCGATGTAGATCACATCGGGACGCACGACCTCGTTGTTCTCGGCTTCGCGGACCTCGTACTGGCACTTGGAATCCAGGCTCTCGGCCAGGGACTTGGTAAAGACGGGCGGCATGTGCTGGACCACGAAGATGGGCACCCCGAGCTTTGGGAGCTGCGGCAGCATCTTGGTCAGGGCATTGGGCCCGCCCGTGGAAATGCCGATGGCCACGGCCTTGGACTTGCCCGTGCGCCGGGACGAAGCCAGCACTGACGGAGCCGCAGAAGACGGCGCGGGAGCGCCTGCGGACCTGTGCCTCTGCTTGAGCAGGGACCGAAGCTCCAGCCGCTTCGCAAAGGCCTTCACCCTTGGCTGAATGGCGCCCCGGAGGATCTGCACATTTTCCTGCATGCCCTCGGCGTCCGGCTTGGCGATAAAATCGAAAGCCCCAAGTTCCAGCGCGCGCATGGTGATGTCGCTGCCGCGCTTGGTCAGCGTGGAAAGCATGATCACGCCCACATCAGGAAAGCTCTTCTGGATCTCCTGCAGGGTCTCGAGTCCGTTCATGATCGGCATTTCCACGTCCAGCGTGATCAGGTCCGGCTTCAGGGACGCTATGCGGGTCAAGGCGATCTTCCCGTTATTGGCGGTGCCGACCACTTCGATCCCCGGTATCTCGGCGAGAATGTCGCCCACCACCTTGCGATACATTATTGTATCGTCCACAACCAGAACACGCAGATTCATCCAGACTCCTAGATATAATGAGACTTAATCGTCGGCCAGCACTTCACCGACATCGAGCACGGCGACAAGATCCCGGGAAGACTTGAGCACGCCCTGGAAATACTTGCCCTTGAGCCCCTTGATGTTGGAAGGGGTTGGTTCCATGTCTTCCCATTTGGACGTGACCACGTCGGTGATGCGGTCGACCAGCAGACCGATGTTCTCATCGCGGGAATTGACGATGATGATGCGGCTGGTCTCCGTGGCTTTCGAGGGAGCAAGGCCGAGCTTGCGGCCCAGGTCGATAATGGTCACGATCCTGCCGCGCAGGTTCATGATGCCAAGCACATAGGACGGCGCCTGCGGCACCTTGGTCATTTCCATCTGCCGGTTCATTTCCTGAATGAGATTGATATCAATCCCGCACAGGGCCGAACCTACGTAAAAGCAGGACAGCTGCAGGGCACCCGTCTTTTCTTTGGCCTGCTGTTTCATGCAATTCTCCTTGAAAGAGCTCTAGGCATCACTCATGCACCGCACACGCTTTTTTAAGATTGAAACCGTTTCGTGGATTGCGGGATTACCCCGCATCCAGGGCCATCAGGAGGCGTAACGCTTCAACCACTCGTAAATGGACTGCAGGAGGCGCTCCTTGTCCAGCTTTACCTGATAATCGTCAATACCCACGGCCTTGCCGCGCGCCATGTCCTCGTCTCCGGCCAGGGATGTCAGGGCCACGATGGGCATCATGGAGAAACGCCTGTCCTGGCGGATGCGCCGGGAAAGTTCGAATCCATCCATGTTCGGCATCTCGATGTCCGTGACCACGAGGTCGAATTTTTCGGGATCCGCGTCGAGCATGTTCCAGGCCTCCACGCCATCCTCGGCCACATCGACCATGTACCCGTCATCCTCGATGAACTTCCTGACCTGGTTGCGGAAGAAATCCGAGTCCTCGACCAGGAGCAGATGCGGAACCCCGACCTCGCCCGCGTCATCGGCGATTTCGATGCTGCCGCGCACCGCGAACCAATCGGGCTGAACCGTCTGGATGAGTTCGTAGATGTCCACGATGAGGGTGGTGTTGTCACCGATGACCGCCGATCCGCTGATGCCGGGCTGCTTCAGGGTGAAGCTGTCGAGAGTGACCTGCGCCTCGATGGCGTCCACGGGCGGCTTGGCCAGGAGGCCTATCTCGTGACCGGCCATGAGGAAGACGATGACGATGAGTTCACCGGAGATGTCGAGCAATCCGACATTG encodes:
- a CDS encoding CheR family methyltransferase; the encoded protein is MTTITADEFSVLSKYIYSICGVALDSTKTYLIETRLKSMMQQYGCTSYLDLHAKAKADRGGNMEKEIVNAITTNETLFFRDASPFEVLKHKILPDLIDARSKSASGRNIPIRIWSAACSTGQEVYSIAIALREALGNLSNFQISILGTDISDDAVTKASYGKYNKFEIERGLSQQTLNKYFTLMGDGWKIKDEIRAMAVFKKFNLMKPFAGFGKFDIVFCRNVAIYFTPADKKMVFEKIASVLEPDGSLVIGSTESLTGVTGMFEPKRYMRSIFYQPVAGSSPLTPTGFSYAQAPAPGFAGTAAASVARPSLPVPRPTPVAASVSPPRPAPRAVPATAAPSAVPPRPAPASVPSAPAPPARPVEPEPAPIAVTVEQAPSSEEAPRPMAPRPAPVRSQPAQVYRAGDKSDLKRLLMQKKQKSKS
- a CDS encoding biotin--[acetyl-CoA-carboxylase] ligase — translated: MPILWTPDIEGVTDAFSADHADAPAILGPGEPCADRSDERVYLCGPCSSALDVAGHLAGQGCLDPWDSVLATRQWAGRGQMRRNWISQPGNLFAAWRLPMPPSTWQNMLSVLVGWVMCRGLGELGVPVTLKWPNDILLHDRKIGGILIEERGDVLLAGIGLNIASCPEDADLRRDHACVAASLGGLLRGVSIFGLWLRLVNFGRLRYSTELSDSTPLEFSQLIEPVLAYLGALVRVSDNRSSVCGTYAGVSPDGGIILLADGERRILHSGSLRPEGWSESQI
- a CDS encoding chemotaxis protein CheW, giving the protein MKQQAKEKTGALQLSCFYVGSALCGIDINLIQEMNRQMEMTKVPQAPSYVLGIMNLRGRIVTIIDLGRKLGLAPSKATETSRIIIVNSRDENIGLLVDRITDVVTSKWEDMEPTPSNIKGLKGKYFQGVLKSSRDLVAVLDVGEVLADD
- a CDS encoding protein-glutamate methylesterase/protein-glutamine glutaminase, with protein sequence MNLRVLVVDDTIMYRKVVGDILAEIPGIEVVGTANNGKIALTRIASLKPDLITLDVEMPIMNGLETLQEIQKSFPDVGVIMLSTLTKRGSDITMRALELGAFDFIAKPDAEGMQENVQILRGAIQPRVKAFAKRLELRSLLKQRHRSAGAPAPSSAAPSVLASSRRTGKSKAVAIGISTGGPNALTKMLPQLPKLGVPIFVVQHMPPVFTKSLAESLDSKCQYEVREAENNEVVRPDVIYIAPGGKHMRVASGTGGAKIIQVTDDPPENNCKPAADYMFRSVAREYGALSTGVIMTGMGGDGTLGLKVLKSFGAVTIGQDEESCVVYGMPKIAVEAGVVDVVSPLQMIASEIIRTVR